The Deltaproteobacteria bacterium genome includes a region encoding these proteins:
- a CDS encoding beta-ketoacyl-[acyl-carrier-protein] synthase family protein, translating into MRPRVVVTGMGVVAPNGHGLNNYEAALRAGQSGIRFIQELATLNFGCQVGGVPQGFDAVCRQYFDEEKMVSINDNIGYASVAAIDAWTDAGFSIPGPDDDTVHWDTGTIVGSGIGGMETIANTVVPMVNEGKVKRMGSSIVERVMNSATSARIAGLLALGNQVTSNSSACSTGNEAIIEGMLRIRSGLAKRVLVGGSEGSSPYIWAGFDSMRVIARKYNDQPERASRPMSASANGFVPGSGAAVLILEDLETALARGARIYVEVLGGYVNCGGQRQGGSMTAPNPEGVKRCVKGAIADANVDPDAIGAINGHLTATFADPYEVHNWAAALGRGPADFPYINSTKAMIGHCLGAAGAIECVAVVLQLYKGFIHPSINCEDLHPDLEAFAAKIPHRLIENPNIKVIAKAGFGFGDVNSCLIFQRWEQSRV; encoded by the coding sequence ATGAGACCTAGGGTTGTTGTAACAGGCATGGGAGTCGTCGCGCCGAATGGCCACGGGCTGAACAACTATGAGGCCGCCCTGCGTGCGGGCCAATCAGGTATCCGCTTTATACAGGAACTCGCCACTCTAAACTTCGGCTGTCAGGTGGGCGGCGTGCCCCAGGGGTTTGATGCCGTTTGCCGGCAGTACTTTGATGAGGAAAAGATGGTGTCCATCAACGACAATATCGGCTATGCATCAGTTGCCGCAATAGACGCCTGGACCGACGCCGGCTTCAGCATTCCCGGTCCTGATGATGATACTGTGCATTGGGATACGGGAACTATCGTCGGATCAGGAATCGGCGGTATGGAGACGATTGCCAACACGGTGGTTCCCATGGTCAATGAGGGCAAGGTCAAACGCATGGGAAGCAGCATCGTGGAGAGGGTTATGAACAGCGCCACCAGCGCCCGCATAGCCGGTCTGCTGGCCCTGGGCAACCAGGTTACGTCCAACTCCTCGGCCTGCAGCACGGGCAATGAGGCGATCATTGAAGGCATGTTGAGGATTCGTTCCGGTTTGGCCAAACGTGTTTTGGTGGGCGGCAGCGAGGGTTCTTCTCCCTACATCTGGGCGGGTTTTGACTCCATGCGCGTGATCGCTCGCAAGTATAACGATCAACCGGAACGGGCCTCCCGGCCCATGAGCGCTTCGGCCAACGGGTTTGTGCCCGGCTCCGGGGCGGCAGTGCTGATCCTGGAAGACCTGGAGACGGCGCTCGCACGTGGGGCGCGCATCTATGTAGAAGTTCTGGGAGGTTATGTCAACTGTGGCGGCCAAAGACAGGGTGGCTCCATGACGGCGCCCAACCCGGAAGGCGTCAAGAGATGCGTTAAAGGCGCCATTGCCGACGCCAATGTTGATCCCGATGCTATCGGTGCCATTAATGGACACCTGACGGCCACTTTCGCCGATCCCTATGAGGTCCATAACTGGGCGGCAGCACTCGGGCGGGGACCCGCTGATTTTCCCTATATCAATTCTACGAAGGCGATGATCGGCCATTGCTTAGGCGCAGCCGGAGCGATCGAATGCGTGGCCGTTGTTCTGCAATTATACAAAGGCTTTATACATCCTTCGATTAATTGCGAGGACCTGCATCCGGACCTGGAGGCCTTCGCCGCCAAGATTCCTCACCGGCTGATTGAAAACCCGAATATTAAGGTCATCGCCAAGGCCGGCTTCGGTTTTGGCGATGTTAATAGCTGTTTGATCTTTCAAAGATGGGAACAATCACGGGTATGA
- the fabA gene encoding bifunctional 3-hydroxydecanoyl-ACP dehydratase/trans-2-decenoyl-ACP isomerase encodes MKYKEFLDSDHFGQEELIAFAYGKLVQDRPEGFDGRLPAPPFLMVDRVISITSDGRHGKIIAEQDVKFDAWYFQCHMPGDPVHPGCLCVDAVWQLLGFYCIWRGALGAGRALGCGEVFFSGQIRPFNKCVRYEISVKRFSQLKVSGASVVIGDAQVFVDGEQIMEVKDARSGVFQGIVYPDYPLHSPNAIGGQMKGEI; translated from the coding sequence ATGAAATATAAGGAATTCCTGGACAGCGATCACTTTGGTCAGGAAGAGTTGATAGCCTTTGCCTACGGAAAGTTGGTACAGGATCGGCCGGAGGGCTTCGATGGTCGCCTGCCGGCGCCTCCTTTTCTCATGGTGGACAGGGTAATCTCGATAACAAGCGACGGCCGGCACGGAAAAATTATCGCGGAGCAGGATGTAAAATTTGACGCCTGGTATTTTCAATGCCATATGCCCGGCGACCCCGTCCATCCCGGTTGTTTATGCGTAGATGCCGTCTGGCAATTGCTGGGATTTTATTGTATCTGGCGCGGCGCTCTGGGCGCAGGTAGAGCTTTAGGGTGCGGGGAGGTTTTTTTTAGTGGTCAGATACGTCCCTTTAATAAATGCGTGCGATATGAAATTTCGGTAAAGCGCTTTTCGCAGCTTAAGGTATCAGGCGCCTCTGTCGTTATTGGTGATGCCCAAGTCTTTGTGGACGGCGAACAGATTATGGAAGTCAAAGATGCTCGCAGCGGCGTTTTTCAGGGCATCGTGTATCCTGATTATCCTCTGCATTCACCAAACGCCATTGGCGGACAAATGAAAGGAGAAATATGA
- a CDS encoding beta-hydroxyacyl-ACP dehydratase: protein MAADQEMRDLILHSVPQQHPFRFIDEVLELDESNIVGAYRFRAEEYFYKGHFPDRPITPGVLLIETMAQTGVVALGLYLTLLQGQKSPQETKAMITLFTLADAVEFSGIVLPGERVIVRGEKLYFRRGSLKTKVSMERENGELVCCGILAGTGVMLNET from the coding sequence ATGGCGGCTGATCAAGAGATGCGGGATCTGATTTTACACAGCGTTCCCCAGCAGCATCCGTTCCGGTTCATTGATGAGGTACTGGAATTGGACGAAAGCAATATAGTGGGGGCCTACCGCTTTCGCGCCGAGGAGTATTTCTACAAGGGCCATTTTCCTGACCGCCCGATTACACCGGGAGTGTTGCTGATAGAAACTATGGCGCAAACCGGGGTGGTTGCCTTGGGACTGTATCTTACGCTGTTGCAAGGTCAAAAGTCACCCCAGGAAACAAAAGCAATGATTACGCTTTTTACCCTGGCGGATGCAGTTGAGTTTTCCGGCATCGTACTTCCGGGCGAACGGGTAATTGTCAGGGGTGAGAAGCTCTATTTTCGGAGAGGGAGTTTGAAGACCAAGGTAAGTATGGAAAGGGAAAACGGTGAGTTGGTATGCTGCGGTATCTTAGCGGGGACGGGGGTGATGCTGAATGAGACCTAG
- a CDS encoding carboxylase — protein MSVETKNPLKIQDNTLRDGHQSIFATRMKTEDMIPIAEQMDEVGFWAMEVWGGATFDTMHRFLNEDPWERPKTLKRYIKKTPFSMLLRGQNLVGYRNYPDDVAKA, from the coding sequence TTGTCAGTAGAAACTAAAAATCCCCTCAAGATACAGGATAATACCTTAAGAGATGGGCATCAATCCATCTTCGCCACCCGGATGAAAACTGAAGACATGATTCCCATCGCCGAACAAATGGACGAGGTCGGTTTCTGGGCCATGGAGGTTTGGGGCGGGGCCACGTTCGATACCATGCACCGCTTTCTCAACGAGGATCCCTGGGAAAGACCCAAAACTCTGAAACGCTACATCAAGAAAACACCATTCTCCATGTTGCTGCGTGGTCAGAATCTTGTCGGCTACCGCAACTATCCGGACGATGTTGCCAAGGCC
- a CDS encoding acyl-CoA dehydrogenase family protein yields the protein MDFNLTESQQMYVDTVRRFVKSEILPQVMNLDKGHVFPGGLVHKAWELGILNLSFPEALKGYEVDVVSTALIIKELSYGDTGISTSAMCNDLANTVIVQHGTDAQKNAFLAPFMELPLLAAFCLTEPGAGSDNLAMTTFIQKREDGNYVLNGAKCFITNASLASQFTVFCKVGKPTSQLLACVVVPAPQVLIQGDNNSIPANKEILLPTGGRIIIGKPEDKLGQHLSNTASVTFEDVLIEPHQIIGDRRKGFTYVVDVLDFARPMVAAIGVGLARRAWDVTLAYTKERRQFGQRLCDLPIVGDTLVQMWKKVELAELALMKAAFKVQEMAPDRGLYASLAKNAAAEAALFCANEGLHLHGGYGFMAEYEISKLVRDAHIIDIYEGTREVQNMIMGRELI from the coding sequence ATGGATTTTAACCTCACGGAAAGTCAGCAGATGTACGTTGACACGGTGCGGAGATTCGTCAAAAGCGAGATACTCCCCCAGGTTATGAACCTCGACAAGGGGCATGTCTTCCCCGGAGGCCTCGTCCATAAAGCCTGGGAGCTCGGAATCCTGAATCTATCCTTTCCGGAGGCTCTCAAGGGGTATGAAGTAGATGTCGTGTCCACGGCCTTGATTATCAAGGAACTCTCCTATGGAGATACGGGCATATCAACCTCGGCCATGTGCAATGATCTCGCGAACACGGTTATTGTCCAGCATGGCACCGACGCCCAGAAGAACGCCTTTTTAGCGCCTTTTATGGAGTTGCCGCTGCTGGCGGCATTCTGCCTGACTGAACCCGGCGCCGGTTCGGATAATCTGGCCATGACTACTTTTATTCAAAAGCGGGAGGACGGCAACTACGTCCTGAACGGTGCCAAATGCTTTATTACCAATGCGTCCCTCGCTTCCCAGTTTACCGTTTTCTGCAAAGTGGGCAAGCCGACCAGCCAATTGCTCGCCTGCGTCGTAGTTCCTGCGCCGCAGGTATTGATACAGGGGGATAACAATTCTATTCCGGCCAACAAAGAAATTCTGCTTCCCACGGGGGGCAGGATTATCATCGGCAAACCGGAAGACAAGCTGGGACAGCACCTCTCCAATACCGCCAGCGTGACCTTTGAAGACGTTCTGATTGAACCGCACCAAATCATCGGCGACAGAAGAAAGGGTTTCACCTACGTTGTGGATGTCCTTGATTTTGCCCGCCCCATGGTGGCCGCTATCGGCGTGGGACTGGCCCGACGCGCCTGGGATGTGACCCTGGCCTATACCAAAGAACGTCGCCAGTTTGGTCAGCGTCTCTGCGACCTGCCCATCGTCGGCGATACCCTGGTCCAGATGTGGAAAAAAGTTGAACTGGCAGAACTGGCCCTGATGAAGGCTGCCTTCAAAGTGCAGGAAATGGCGCCCGACCGGGGCCTCTATGCCTCCCTGGCCAAGAACGCCGCCGCCGAAGCAGCCCTTTTCTGCGCCAACGAAGGACTCCATCTCCACGGCGGCTATGGCTTCATGGCGGAATATGAAATTTCCAAACTCGTCAGAGATGCGCACATCATTGATATTTACGAAGGCACACGGGAAGTGCAAAACATGATCATGGGACGGGAATTGATTTAA
- a CDS encoding 4'-phosphopantetheinyl transferase superfamily protein, whose product MLILRRVGNDIVDLLHPHVQGKSNNTRFRKRILLPEEEHLLLADSEPDAMLWALWTGKEAAYKAIQKDQWDVTSKPLLYKVQFGRTEARIEAREPVVALLPCERRLLGAVATPRGNINLETMITASYVHSIATSFASDSGTRIAWQVARMPFDNPTPAYESSYVRAAAQRHLAQYLPGSSPQDVEIRRAQGPHGLGPPLVYLRGQATDIDISLSHEGAFAAYAFAVSPLLEVL is encoded by the coding sequence ATGCTTATTTTGAGGCGCGTCGGCAACGACATAGTGGATTTGCTGCATCCGCATGTACAGGGCAAGAGCAACAATACACGCTTCCGGAAACGCATATTGCTCCCTGAAGAAGAACACCTGCTGCTGGCCGACAGCGAGCCCGACGCCATGCTTTGGGCCCTGTGGACAGGCAAGGAAGCCGCTTATAAAGCCATTCAGAAAGACCAGTGGGATGTTACTTCCAAACCACTGCTTTATAAAGTGCAATTTGGCCGGACAGAGGCCCGGATAGAAGCAAGGGAGCCGGTGGTCGCGCTGCTTCCGTGCGAGCGGCGTCTCCTCGGGGCTGTTGCTACTCCGAGGGGCAACATTAATCTGGAGACCATGATCACCGCCAGTTACGTACACAGCATCGCCACCTCTTTTGCTTCGGATTCCGGCACAAGGATTGCCTGGCAGGTGGCACGGATGCCCTTTGACAACCCGACGCCGGCCTATGAATCATCTTATGTACGCGCCGCCGCACAAAGGCATCTTGCCCAATACCTGCCCGGCAGCAGCCCGCAGGATGTCGAGATCAGGCGCGCTCAAGGGCCGCACGGCTTAGGCCCTCCCTTAGTCTATCTCCGGGGGCAGGCAACTGACATAGACATCAGCTTGAGTCATGAAGGCGCCTTTGCCGCTTATGCCTTTGCTGTTTCGCCGCTTCTTGAAGTATTGTAA
- a CDS encoding 3-oxoacyl-ACP reductase FabG has translation MTDKPVAIVTGGARGIGAACCHALSQEGFRIGISDLPSSAEAAHTLAEIGDGFLLPVDLADTDQVEKMLTSLKDLTNRVDVLVNNVGLSVNADINSMKMEQFDLQRALMRGTWYLTKRIIRLFMLRRSSGRIINISSVVGHTGNAGQIPYAMEKAAMDAFTKSLSKELKGRNILVNSVAPGFIDTGMTKVLPEEVKAQILANVTLERMGLPHEVAEVVAFLATKGNYITGSVVHVNGGLYGG, from the coding sequence ATGACAGACAAGCCCGTAGCCATTGTAACCGGCGGCGCAAGAGGGATAGGTGCGGCCTGCTGCCATGCCCTATCACAGGAGGGGTTCCGGATAGGCATAAGCGATCTTCCCAGCAGTGCTGAAGCTGCGCATACCCTTGCAGAAATTGGCGATGGTTTTCTGCTTCCGGTGGATCTTGCGGATACTGATCAGGTGGAAAAGATGCTGACCAGCTTGAAAGACCTGACCAATCGTGTGGATGTACTCGTAAACAATGTTGGCCTGTCCGTAAATGCCGACATTAACTCCATGAAAATGGAACAATTTGACTTACAGCGGGCTCTGATGCGGGGGACCTGGTACCTTACCAAAAGGATAATCCGCTTATTTATGCTGCGAAGAAGCAGTGGCCGCATTATTAATATCTCCAGCGTCGTGGGGCATACCGGAAATGCCGGACAGATCCCCTATGCTATGGAAAAAGCCGCTATGGACGCCTTTACCAAATCTCTCTCCAAGGAGTTGAAAGGACGTAATATCTTAGTTAATTCGGTAGCCCCGGGCTTTATTGATACGGGAATGACCAAGGTATTGCCGGAAGAAGTCAAGGCTCAGATTCTGGCTAATGTTACTCTGGAACGGATGGGCTTGCCCCATGAAGTGGCGGAAGTAGTCGCTTTCCTGGCTACCAAAGGCAATTATATAACGGGAAGTGTCGTGCATGTGAACGGGGGGCTTTATGGCGGCTGA
- a CDS encoding ACP S-malonyltransferase — MGKIVAAVFPGQGAQRTGMGKDFNDELAVSRQTYEEASDALGWDVSLLCFRDDERLNLTEFTQPCLLTTEIAALRGLHFRYGFAPSIFGGHSLGEFTALTAAGVLSLAEAVKIVHIRGQLMQQAVPVGVGGMAAVISSNIDLEKVRHDLADLPLDVANANSAHQVVISGYLSALPEAESRLRATFSYDQGFRFVPLNVSAPFHSRFMQPIGARFADTLREHGNNMLAAHAVDVTSNFTGQFHSATPEAIMFSLVSQLSNTVRWVDNMKCLAARTDMIYEIGPSRPLRDFFKTVDISCASITSLTTAERTFRESNGSTA; from the coding sequence ACAAACCTATGAAGAGGCGTCGGATGCTCTCGGTTGGGATGTGTCCCTGCTTTGTTTTCGTGACGATGAACGCTTAAACCTGACGGAGTTTACTCAGCCGTGCCTGCTGACTACGGAGATTGCCGCCCTGCGCGGCCTGCATTTTCGTTACGGCTTTGCTCCCAGCATATTCGGCGGTCATAGTCTCGGAGAGTTCACCGCCCTTACGGCGGCGGGAGTGCTATCTTTGGCTGAAGCCGTAAAAATCGTCCATATCCGCGGTCAACTCATGCAGCAGGCCGTGCCCGTTGGTGTGGGCGGCATGGCGGCCGTGATCTCCAGCAACATTGATCTGGAAAAAGTACGTCACGATCTGGCCGATCTGCCCCTGGATGTGGCCAACGCTAACTCCGCCCATCAGGTGGTTATCAGCGGCTATCTCAGCGCCCTGCCCGAAGCGGAAAGCCGTTTGCGTGCGACTTTCAGTTACGATCAGGGTTTTCGCTTTGTGCCGCTCAACGTCAGCGCCCCCTTTCACAGCCGCTTTATGCAGCCCATCGGAGCAAGATTTGCCGACACCCTGCGGGAGCATGGCAATAATATGCTGGCGGCTCACGCCGTTGACGTTACATCTAATTTCACGGGTCAATTCCATTCTGCCACACCGGAAGCAATTATGTTCAGCCTGGTATCACAACTCAGCAACACCGTGCGCTGGGTTGATAACATGAAATGTCTTGCCGCCAGGACAGATATGATCTATGAGATCGGGCCCAGTCGGCCGCTGCGTGATTTTTTCAAGACCGTAGATATTAGTTGCGCCTCTATCACGAGCCTGACAACGGCCGAGCGCACTTTTCGGGAAAGCAACGGCAGCACAGCGTAA
- a CDS encoding phosphopantetheine-binding protein has translation MDEKKIYDEFMNIIRLYAKDTALVEKATKETHILNDLKVNSARLVDIIIKCEDVFGIEIDDDDADRIRTIGDAIEVIKSKAA, from the coding sequence ATGGATGAAAAAAAGATTTACGACGAGTTTATGAACATTATCAGGCTCTACGCCAAAGATACCGCCCTGGTAGAAAAGGCCACCAAGGAAACCCATATCCTGAATGACCTGAAGGTTAATTCCGCCCGCCTGGTGGATATTATTATCAAATGCGAAGACGTCTTCGGCATCGAGATAGATGATGATGATGCAGACAGGATAAGAACGATCGGCGATGCCATCGAAGTTATCAAAAGTAAGGCGGCATAG
- a CDS encoding lysophospholipid acyltransferase family protein has protein sequence MAPFVYLCVRLCGYRIRDLQKIRSEYAQLFKNHRGPWIICPNHLTNIDSVILAYALAPMYAYMLNFRLLPWNLPERANFQRNFFSTLLCYLVKCVPVSRGGDRDEMKLVMEKCTYLLRRQQPLLIFPEGGRSRTARINVENHTYGVGRFVSSEEDGKVLCIYLRGDHQETYTKIPRLGERFTIAMDVLTPERTELSGLRAQRHYAEQIIARLARMEDAYFEARRQRHSGFAASACTGQEQQYTLPETHIAP, from the coding sequence ATGGCGCCGTTCGTCTACCTTTGCGTCAGGCTATGCGGCTACAGGATCAGGGACTTGCAAAAAATACGCAGCGAATATGCGCAGCTTTTTAAGAACCACCGCGGCCCCTGGATAATTTGCCCCAACCATTTAACCAATATTGATTCGGTTATTCTGGCCTACGCCCTCGCCCCCATGTATGCCTATATGCTGAACTTTCGCCTGCTTCCCTGGAATCTGCCCGAGCGCGCCAATTTTCAGCGCAACTTCTTTTCCACGCTGCTGTGTTATCTTGTGAAATGTGTTCCCGTCAGTCGGGGCGGAGACCGGGACGAAATGAAGCTCGTCATGGAGAAGTGTACTTATCTCTTACGCCGCCAACAACCTTTATTAATTTTTCCCGAAGGCGGCCGCTCGCGGACGGCCAGAATAAATGTGGAAAATCATACCTATGGCGTGGGCCGCTTCGTCAGTAGCGAAGAAGATGGCAAGGTCTTATGCATCTACCTGCGCGGCGACCATCAGGAAACCTACACCAAAATACCAAGGTTAGGTGAACGTTTTACCATCGCCATGGACGTGCTGACACCGGAAAGAACGGAACTAAGTGGACTGAGGGCGCAACGGCATTATGCAGAACAAATCATAGCCCGGCTGGCCCGGATGGAGGATGCTTATTTTGAGGCGCGTCGGCAACGACATAGTGGATTTGCTGCATCCGCATGTACAGGGCAAGAGCAACAATACACGCTTCCGGAAACGCATATTGCTCCCTGA